In the genome of Flavobacterium panacagri, one region contains:
- a CDS encoding XdhC family protein — MKEISEILKAYSKAKLEEKKTALATVVKVEGSSYRQPGARMLVTEDGQLTGAISGGCLEGDALRKALLAIHQKQNKLITYNTSNEDDAELGLQLGCNGIVHILFEYIDDEQSNNPIQLLQQLELERKEAVIVTVFSLKRNAFQTGTTLFFRNDSPVLNHNDDVLNLIAYAKEVLQTKTSIVKKLQTGNDNEALIEYINPPISLVIAGAGNDVQPLVKMASILGWKITIGDGRTTHTTEKRFPKADKVQTVKSEQFLENSIIDEQTYFVLMTHNYKYDVAVLKQLLETNCKYIGILGPKTKLNRMLDDLENEGIKLNNEQLERIYSPIGLDIGAETSEEIALSIVAEIKAFSAGKTGTSLKYKLGKIHDEVPHEG; from the coding sequence ATGAAAGAAATCAGCGAAATTCTCAAAGCATATTCAAAAGCAAAATTGGAAGAAAAGAAAACAGCTTTAGCCACAGTAGTTAAAGTTGAAGGATCGTCCTATCGTCAACCTGGAGCTCGCATGCTTGTTACTGAAGATGGTCAGTTAACTGGTGCTATAAGCGGTGGATGTCTGGAAGGAGATGCCCTTCGAAAAGCATTGCTTGCCATTCATCAAAAACAGAATAAACTCATTACATACAATACCAGTAATGAAGATGATGCTGAATTAGGTTTGCAGTTGGGTTGCAACGGAATTGTTCATATTCTTTTTGAATACATTGACGATGAACAGTCAAATAATCCAATACAGCTTTTACAACAATTAGAATTAGAAAGGAAAGAAGCTGTAATTGTTACCGTTTTTTCACTCAAAAGAAATGCTTTTCAAACAGGAACTACTTTATTTTTTAGGAACGACAGTCCAGTCTTAAATCATAATGACGACGTTTTAAATTTGATTGCTTACGCGAAAGAAGTGTTGCAAACCAAAACATCAATAGTAAAAAAACTTCAAACCGGAAATGATAATGAAGCTTTGATTGAATACATTAATCCGCCAATTTCACTTGTAATTGCTGGAGCCGGAAATGATGTACAGCCTCTAGTAAAAATGGCTTCTATATTGGGCTGGAAAATTACTATTGGAGACGGGCGTACCACACATACTACAGAAAAGCGTTTTCCAAAGGCAGATAAAGTTCAAACTGTTAAGTCGGAACAATTTTTGGAAAATAGTATAATTGATGAGCAGACTTATTTTGTTTTAATGACTCACAATTATAAATATGATGTAGCGGTTCTAAAACAACTTTTAGAAACCAATTGTAAATATATTGGAATTCTTGGCCCTAAGACCAAATTAAACCGAATGCTGGATGATCTTGAAAACGAAGGAATAAAGCTTAACAACGAACAATTGGAACGCATCTACAGTCCGATTGGTTTAGATATTGGAGCAGAAACTTCAGAGGAAATTGCGCTCTCAATTGTCGCAGAAATCAAAGCTTTTTCAGCAGGAAAGACTGGTACTTCTTTAAAATATAAATTGGGTAAGATCCATGATGAGGTGCCGCATGAGGGATAA
- a CDS encoding response regulator transcription factor has protein sequence MLQNPSIENQLMTTFLEQKFEIEESNDIEMYKQFVSNYVKIEQCVAVLSDYQADCSYIYAGSFGAVFGLPDENSIIDSAFEECIFTKINEDDLVQRHVLELNFYQFLKGIPKEEYSNYSTFSRLRMKSSAEKNIYINHRTIYLKTFNNGSISLALCLYLPSTDLQSRTGIDEKIINIQTGEVIESEKYKNNAETILSKREIEVLSSVAKGNKSEQIASEMHISVYTVRRHRQNIIEKLKVTNTAEAVQTAFAMGII, from the coding sequence ATGCTACAAAATCCTTCAATCGAAAATCAATTAATGACCACGTTTTTAGAACAAAAATTTGAGATTGAAGAATCTAATGATATCGAAATGTACAAACAGTTTGTGTCCAATTATGTAAAAATTGAGCAATGTGTAGCCGTTTTATCCGATTATCAAGCCGATTGTAGTTACATATATGCAGGAAGTTTTGGTGCTGTTTTTGGACTTCCGGATGAAAACTCTATAATTGATTCCGCTTTTGAAGAATGTATTTTTACAAAAATAAATGAGGATGATTTAGTGCAACGTCATGTTTTAGAACTTAATTTCTATCAGTTTTTAAAAGGAATTCCAAAAGAAGAATATAGCAATTACAGTACTTTCAGCCGTCTTAGAATGAAAAGTAGTGCAGAAAAAAATATTTATATTAATCATCGAACTATTTATCTTAAAACATTCAACAACGGAAGTATTTCATTAGCCTTGTGTTTGTATCTTCCGTCAACAGATTTACAATCAAGAACCGGTATTGATGAAAAAATCATCAATATTCAGACAGGAGAAGTTATTGAATCTGAAAAGTATAAAAACAATGCAGAAACCATACTTTCTAAAAGAGAAATAGAAGTTTTAAGCAGTGTAGCAAAAGGAAACAAAAGTGAACAAATTGCCTCCGAAATGCATATTTCAGTTTATACGGTTAGACGACACCGACAAAATATTATTGAAAAATTGAAAGTGACCAATACGGCAGAGGCAGTACAGACTGCTTTTGCAATGGGAATTATTTAA
- a CDS encoding DUF1349 domain-containing protein, translating into MKTIFYSAITILSLSVLSSCNNKNETAKTTMKEETKLDSAIVNGLPCDIKLSNIHFTKAVNGADTLIKKEANEKIIFKAGEKSDYFSDPDGKLSNTTAPMLLSKVDNSKPFTLTTKVTPKFTEKGLYNAGVLYIYVNDSFYQKFCFEQDERGNHRIVTVRTMGTSDDNNHDVVKEPTVYMKISSDTKTVASYYSLDKKNWQMVRLYKNNYPKEIWMGISTQCPVDKGTQSIFEEINLEEKSVSDFRLGI; encoded by the coding sequence ATGAAAACAATTTTTTATAGCGCTATTACTATTTTGAGTCTTTCTGTATTATCAAGCTGTAATAACAAAAATGAAACTGCAAAAACAACGATGAAAGAAGAAACCAAATTAGACTCTGCAATTGTTAATGGTTTGCCATGTGATATTAAGTTGTCAAACATACATTTTACTAAAGCAGTAAATGGCGCTGATACTTTAATTAAAAAAGAAGCAAACGAGAAAATCATCTTTAAAGCTGGAGAAAAATCAGATTATTTCTCTGATCCTGACGGCAAACTATCCAACACTACTGCTCCAATGCTTTTGTCTAAAGTTGACAATAGCAAACCTTTTACGCTAACGACTAAAGTTACACCTAAATTTACCGAAAAAGGATTGTACAATGCCGGCGTTTTATATATTTATGTAAATGACAGTTTTTATCAGAAATTCTGCTTTGAACAAGACGAAAGGGGCAATCACAGAATTGTAACGGTTCGTACTATGGGCACTTCTGATGATAATAATCATGATGTTGTAAAAGAGCCTACGGTTTATATGAAAATCTCTTCGGATACCAAAACAGTTGCAAGTTATTATTCTTTAGATAAAAAAAACTGGCAGATGGTGCGTTTGTATAAAAACAACTATCCAAAAGAAATTTGGATGGGAATTAGCACACAGTGTCCTGTAGATAAAGGAACTCAAAGTATCTTTGAAGAAATTAATCTGGAAGAAAAAAGTGTATCTGATTTTCGTTTAGGAATATAA
- a CDS encoding YegP family protein: protein MGKFVITTRTNGEFQFNLKAGNGQTILTSEGYTTKAACNNGIESVKTNASDDNRYDRKEAKNGKPYFNLKAGNGQIIGSSEMYESVAARENGIESVKKNAPDATIDDQAS from the coding sequence ATGGGAAAATTTGTAATTACGACCAGAACAAATGGAGAGTTTCAATTCAATTTAAAAGCTGGTAATGGCCAGACTATTCTAACAAGCGAAGGTTATACAACAAAAGCGGCTTGTAATAATGGAATCGAATCTGTAAAAACTAATGCAAGCGACGATAACCGTTATGATAGAAAAGAAGCCAAAAACGGAAAACCATATTTCAATCTAAAAGCTGGAAATGGACAAATTATTGGTTCAAGCGAAATGTATGAAAGTGTTGCCGCTAGAGAAAACGGAATCGAATCTGTAAAGAAAAATGCTCCTGATGCCACTATAGATGATCAAGCATCATAA